The genome window TCGTTCCAGCTCCTCGCGCTGCCGGCGGATCTGCTCCACCGTGCTGGCGGTGATGGTCAGCACCTCCTGCAACTGCCCCGGCTCGAACTGCAGCCCTGGTTTCAGCACCGTCTTGCGGCCATAGGTCCGCACCAACCAGTAACAGAGGTGGAACAGTTCGGAGACCGCCGTCACCGCATCCTGTTTGGTCGGCGCCTTCCCGGCATGCGCGCCCTTGTTCCCCAGGTCCTTGACGATCTTGGCCTTGGTGAACAGTGCCTGCCCCACCAGCTTGCGGAAACTCGCCTCATGGATCAGGGCGGATAGGGTCGTCTGGTACGGCGTCTTCAGCGATCGGTCGGCCCGATAGAGCCACTCGACCATCGCCTCCAGCGTCACCCGCGCGTTGAAACACGCCCCCCGGGGATCCGACAGCGCGAACCGCTCCGCCATCTCGGCGGTCTTATGCAGGCTCGCGAACTCGGTCTCCAGGAAGGCGAATTGCGACACGGCTCAAAGCTCCTCAGCGAAGGCGCGCTGTTGGAGGGAGGCGAAGAGCAACTCCGTCCGGGTCAAGGCTGCAGCTTGGTGTCCTGCTGCTACGCGAAGCGCTTCCTTGTGCCGAACGAATTCGTCTTGCACCTCTAGTGGGGGAACCGGAACCTCGAACGAACGAAGTCCCTTTAAGGTCACCGTTTTCTGCGCAATCCCAGTCGCCACGCGATCCGCTTGCACCCTAAGGAGGGGTGTTTCCAGGCATTCGACAAGGAAGTCCGAACGGACAAGCGCGGGGTCAGGTTTGATGTGAGCGACGTGTCGTTGGAAGACGAAACTCTCGTCCGTCACAATTTTTGCTGCGTTGCCGTACGAACCAACTGAGGTGTACAGCACGTCATCTCGCTCGATCGGGGTGCTCTTTGTGAGCTTACGATACTCGTCCCTATCTACGAACTTGGACGTCTCCAGCGAAATCTTCTGCCCTTTGATATTGCTCACGAATATAAAGGGAACACCTTCAGATGCCCATTTCGGGGATTGATGAGTCCCGTCAGTGATCTTTCGACAAACGTGCTCAAGTTTCCGGGTTTCATACCTCCAACCAGCCGCTTCGGAGAACATCTCGTGGAAGATGGATTGGCTGAGGGTGTTGAGGCGGTCGATGGCCTGTTGGCGCAGGCGGCGCAGCGCATCCGCCTTGTCCAGAATCGCCGCGATGCGTTTTTGCTCGTCGAGTGCAGGGAGCGGAATCTGAAGTGCCTTTAGTTTGGACGCATTCACGCCTGGCTGTGCCGCCCCTTGCGCCTGTTTTTTCACCTGTCTCCAATACTCGGGCGACCGAAAGAAATGTGCCAGATATCCTGAATCGACCTGACTACTAGGCCGAACGCGAATTAGATATGAAGCGAAGACACTACCCTCGGGACATAGCCTTATCAGGTAGCTTTTTCCTGTCGTGGCCCCAGTTCGCGCAAAGACAATATCCCCTGGAGCTAGGCGAGCTTCAGTTAAACCCTTAGCCGAAGCATCGCAAAATGGGACTGACGACCAGTCGACATGGTCCTCCTGTATATCCGTAATCCGAAGAAACTTCGGCCCGTCTGGTTCTTCAGTAGCTGAAGCCGTGACCCCGTAGGAGATATCTGACGAGATCTCACTCAGTTGGACCGTAGGCCACCTCATCCCAACATGTCCTCCAACTCAGAGAGACCCTTGGTGATCTCGTCCTCAATCTTGCGCAGGTCGGCGATGATCTCCTCTGGCGGCGGGTACTCGACCGCTTCGTGTTCGATCTCCTGATAGCGACCCAAGGACAGGTCATACGCCCCGCCATCGGCGATCTCGGACTTCGGGACACAGAAGCTTTGGGCGGTGCGGGGGCGGTCGCGTTCGGTGGTCTCACGCGCCTGCCAGCGGGCCAGGACGTCCGGCAGGTTGTTCCATTCTGCCTCGGCATCGGACAGCGGCTCCTTCGGGACCGGTCCCTGTTTCTCCAGCGGGACCTTGTCGGTGCGCTTGTCGTCCAGCGACAGGCCGTCCTGAAGCACGTTATAGAACCAGACGTGATCGGTACCGCCGACTCCGGTCTTGGTGAACAACAGAATCGCGGTCGACACCCCGGCATAGGGACGGAAGACGCCTGACGGCAGCTTGATCACCGCATCGAGCTTGTGGTCCTCCACCAGTGTCTTGCGGATCACCTTGTGAGCCTTGGAGGAGCCAAAGAGCACGCCGTCCGGAACGATCACCGCCGCCCGTCCGCCGATCTTCAGCAGGCGCAGGAAGAGCGCCAGGAAGAGCAGTTCCGTCTTCTTGGTCTTGACCAGCTTCTGCAGGTCCTTGGCCGTCGCCTCATAGTCAAGGGAACCGGCGAAGGGAGGGTTGGCCAGGATCAGGGAATAGCCGTCCTTGTCCTCCCCGTGCAGTTCCCCCAGGCTGTCTCGGTAGGAGACATCGGCACTGTCGACCCCGTGCAGGATCATATTCATCGCGCCGATCCGCAGCATAGTGGGATCGAAATCGAAGCCGTGGAACATACCCTCGTTGAAATGCTTGCGCTGGGCATCGGTCCAGCCGTGCGCCGGGTAGGTGTCGCGTAGATACTCTCCGACCGCGACCAGGAAGCCACAGGTTCCCGCTGCCGGGTCACAGACCGTGTCGGACAGGGTCGGGGCGGTAAGTTCGACCATCAGCCGGATGATGTGGCGTGGCGTGCGGAACTGGCCGTTCTGACCGGCGCTCGCGATCTTGCCCAACATGTATTCGTAGACATCGCCCTTGGTATCGCGGTCCTCCATCTGGATTTCGTCCAGCATGTCGACCGTCTTGGCCAAAAGCGCCGGGTTGGAGAAGCCCAGCCGTGCGTCCCTCATGTGCGCACCGTAACTAGACCCCTTCTCCCCGAGGTCCCTCAGGAATGGGAAGACCCGCTCATCGACCACCTGCATCATTTCTCGGGGTTCGAAGTGCTTGAAGCGGGACCAGCGTAGATCCGACCAGGGACGCCCCTGCTCATCCTCCCCTTCCGGGAAGATCTGCCGCTCCAGCGGCTCCCCCAGCATCTCCGCCTTGTGTTCCGCCAGGGTCTGCAGGTCATCCAGCCGCTTGATGAACAACAGGTAGGTGATCTGCTCGATCACTGAGAGCGGGTTCGACACCCCGCCCGACCAGAAGGCATTCCAGATCCTGTCGATCTGACTGCGGATTTCCCCTGTGATCATTCTCGCCTACCCTCACTGTCGCTGGATCTATCCACCGACACCCACCATGACTCCAACCCTAGCGTCCAGCAGGAACGAACCGCAACTGTTTAGGGCGACTGGAAACGCTCTTTAGACCATGGGGTGTGATATCGGACATGGCTGACCATCATCATCGAGACCCGGCACCTCATGGTCCAAAGGTGTCCCCAGAGGTTCCCCCCTCAAGATCACCTGTCGGTGTCCTCTGGTTCCCCTTTGGTTTATCCACCAGTGTGTCTACTGGTGTCCCTACTGGTTACTCTACTAGTGTCCCTTCTAGTTACACTACTAGTGTCTCTACTGGTGTCCCTCTACCGTTCCCCTCTTCCATAATTCCTACGTACACCAGCCCTCCATCTGCTGTATCCCGTAGTGTCCCCCCAGCCTTCCCCTGTTAGTGCAACCTAATTCCCGGGTACTAGATATTGGGGTCTTTCCCGATCCCGGGTCTGCCAGTTCAGGTCCGATCACACGGGGTCGAGATACACGATCATCCGAACACCGGTACGACCAGCTCTTTTCTCGTGTTCCTGGATTGTCTTCAGATCCGTCGTCGATCCCGATGTCTTGAACATACCGGCGTAGCGCCAATCATCCGGTCGGTGCTTCAAGAACACCGGGAGAGGGTCGCGTTTCTTCGATAGTTTCCGGCCGGTTTCGAGAACCTGGGGGCCACTCCCGACAAGAACAACGCGGGGTGCCTCCGGATTGTCATCGTGACGGAGACAGACGCAGACGATCTCGCCTCCAACAGTCGGTAGGTAGGCCTGCATACTTCCACCAATGGCATTGTGGATGTCCCGACGTGTGTAACTCTTCCCGATCTCGAACGGCATGGTGTTCTCCCAATTTTCCAGGATGAAATCGATACGGGAATTCGACGAGAAACGGCAAGCAAATCGTGCAACCCCACTTGCACCGATCCCACCGACCGCCTGACCGGAACAGTCCGGCTAATCCGCAAGGCGATCCAGCAATCGTTTCACCTGCTGCGCCTGCCAGCGTCCACCACGCGCAGTCGGGATCCTGGCCGTGTTCAGAGCGTCCGCGATCTCCCGGAGGCTGCCTCCTTTCTCACGCAGCGGCACTACAATGCCCTGCAGATCCCTGGCCCGCTCGTCAGCCTGTGCCTTCAGGACGACGTTCCGCTTCATGGTCTTGTCCCGCAAGCCGCCCAGCCGTGTTCCACGTGCCTTCGCTTGCTGGAGCGCCGCCTTGGTACGCTGAGAGATGAAGTCCCGCTCTTGTTCTGCCAGCACCGCATAGATCTGGAGCTGCAGCTTGTCGGCGTAGGGCATGGACGCAACCTTGAACTGGAGTCGCTTGTCCTTCATCAGTCCGGTGATGTAGTGGACGTCTCGGCTGAGCCGGTCGAGCTTGGCGACCAGCAAGACCGCTCCCTCCTTCTTCGCCAGAGCGATGGCCTTCCCCAACTCAGGGCGGGTGTCGTCGCTGCCGCTCTGTACCTCGATGAACTCGCCCAGGACCTCCCAAGGCTCCTCGCTGTAGCTGTCCAGGAAGAGCGCTATGTCCCGCTCCTGCGCCTCCAGTCCCAGACCGCTGCGCCCCTGCTCCTTCGTGCTCACCCGCTTGTAGGTCACGTATCGGATCACTTCGTTGCCTCCATGCGTCACATCCACAACGGATAACCACATGGAGTCTGCCGTCACCAATGTCAACGTTCGTTGTGCATGTTACGATGCGCTCGATCATGTTGCTGTTGCAGCGATATCCGTTGCGCCTGAATTCCAGACGCCGGAAAGCTCACACCAGAAAATTCAAAGGGTTAAGAACGCAGAGTAAGAACATCCGCCCGCATTACCCCCTAGCTCACCGTCCGACAACACCCCGCCCGGGGGGACCGCACGCCAGCTACTAGATTGATACCGCCTCAGATTTTTACGGCAAACATCCACAGGGTATTGACCAGAAAAACCCTCATTTGCTGTATTCAATAGGTAGCACCACCCAAGAAAGGAGGTATTTGTGGGGGAACTCGGATACATTCTTGGAACGATTATTGCGAAGTCCCTGTCTGTTGCGGGATTCGGTTCGCTAATTGGCGGGTTACTGCTTCCAAACCGGTGGGCCGCAATAGCGATTGGTATCTTCTGCGGACTCGTCGATACGGCGCTCCTTCACTTCAGCAAACCGACTGGGGCGAGCATCTTCTCGCTGGCAGTCGCCGTTGTTGTGGGGATTGTATGGGCGATATTGGGTTACTCGATAGGACGCCTTGTTCGAAGGAGATCCAGTCGCTCTCGCGAGACATAACTAACTGGGTTTGGCGCTGCTTGCCTATCGCTTAACCAGCATATTGACCGCGTGCAGCCCCCGGCAGTGCTCGAAGGCAAGTCGTAGGGTCGCGAGACTTCCCTGCAGCGCGTGCCGTTCCATGCATGACAGCAGGCAGCGCCAAGTTCACCCCGGCTTGATCTAAGAACTCGCGTTTGACCCGCCTTACGGGATCGTAGAGCGGGTCATTCGTTTTGGTCTTTGATGAGATATCCCTCCGCTACCAGCCAACCGCGGATTTTCTCCTGCTCCTGCCTGTACCGAGTGATCTCCAGGCCATGGTCGTAGACCGTATCCACGCTGTCCCCTCTGGACCAGCCACCAAGCTCGCTGGAGGTCCGAAGATCGACACCGGCCCGCCGCGCCGCCGTGCGCCATGTATGGCGAAAGGAGTGTTCGGCCAGTTCCCCATCGGTCTGCTCGCCCAATGTCTTCCGCCGCAGCCGAGTGAAGGCTGACGACACCGCTGGGGAACGCTTGTCATCGGACTTGCGCTTGCCACGTTCGGGGAAGAGAGACCCTTTCTCCTTTACCACCTTCATGCGTCGTTGGATCACGTCCTGAGCGGGACCGACAAGCGGGACATAGCGGACTGCACTTTCGGTCTTGCCCTTCGGGACGGTGTAGCCCCTGCCGTCCTTATCGACCCATGACGCGTCAATCTCCATGATCTCGCTGAGACGGACACCAGTCAGGAGCGCGATTCGCATTACGTCCCCAAGGGTTGAGCCTGCAGGTTCCGCCTTGAATAGCTTCCTGACTTCTTCGGCGGTGAACGGTCGGCGTGTCTTCGCTGCAGCTCGTACCTCCTTCTTAGATGGAGCCTGCTTGTCCCATGGGGTCATCGGCTCATAGGGGATGTAGCCGCGCTTCATCGCCCAGGTCCAAATGCCCTTGAGCAGAGTCACCTTCTTCTGGATGGTCGCGGGGGAAGGGCCGCTCGGGGAACGCGGCGTCTTCAGCGTTGGCAGATACTGGGTCACGAACTCAGCGGCCATACGCCGGTCAACCGTCTCAATCGTCACGTCACCCTTGCAGAACCGCCGGAAGTCCTCCCACGCCGTCTTGAGGTTTATCTGCGTGGACTTGGAGAGTTTCCCGCCGTCATCCTCAAGGTACTTCTCGTAGATCGTCTTGAGGGGCGTCTCCTTGCCAGTCGCTGCGTCATACCAGCGCTTGGCAACTTCGTATCCATGGGATCGCTCGATCTTCTCCGTGCGGAGCATGATGCTTTCTTCGGTCGCTTCGATCAGTTCGGGGTCGTCGATCTGCGCCAATATCTCCGCGTAGGAGAGCGCCTCGTCCATGTCTCCAAGGCGTTCGGCACGCGCCTTAAGTTCTTCTGCTCTGATCTGCCCGAGCCGAATGTCACGCTTGTGCCGTGCTTCCCGAAGGTTTCGCGTCCCCAGCCCCTCGCGGATTTCCTTGCCGTAGGGTCTCCCGGTCTTGGGGTTCGTGTAGCCGATCAGCGCTTCCGGCGTCCGCATACGGAAGCACCAGCCCTTGCGGCCTTTGGGCTGATATAGGAACTCGGTTTCCAGCACGTCTTTACCCATATCCGTGTTGTACACAGTGGACAACGGATTGGACAACAACGTTCCGAATTCGTGAGCTATTTCAATATGTTAGGAGAAGTGGCGACCCCTACGGGATTCGAACCCGTGTTGCCGCCGTGAAAGGGCGGTGTCCTAGGCCTCTAGACGAAGGGGTCGCTGTAGAGGCGCGGCGATGTGTGCCGTCCGTGGAGCGGGTGTTTACAGAGCCCCGGCGGGTTGGTCAAGCGTCCCGTTTCATCAAATCGACAAGTTTTTTGTTTTGTTGAATTCCGGAAACGGCACGCAGATTGCATTAGTTTCGTCGGATCAGTCCGTCCAATCCGGGACGATGAAAGACGAGGCCTGCTCATGGTAGCCTATTCCCTGTTCTCGCCCGCGATCAGCGCCATGCAGGCCCAGTCGCGTTCGTTCCAGAACATCAGCGACAACGTCTCCAATTCGCAGACACCGGGCTACAAGGCCGGACAGGTTCGCTTCCAGGAAATGGTTGCCGGCACAAACAACGGCAGCCGATTCAAGGGGCTGTTGGGCACGCAGGCGCACCAACAGGTGTTTCGCGAGACAGAAGGCGTCGTCACCAGTTCCGACCGCGCGCTCGATGCCGCGCTTTCCGGCGAAGGCTTCTTTGTCACATCGACTTCGCTCACCCCCTCCGGCCGCACGATCGAACTGACCGATGCCGGGCGGTTCAGTCAGACCCTGGTCGGCGAAGGGGCCGGTGCGGA of Alphaproteobacteria bacterium contains these proteins:
- a CDS encoding restriction endonuclease subunit S gives rise to the protein MRWPTVQLSEISSDISYGVTASATEEPDGPKFLRITDIQEDHVDWSSVPFCDASAKGLTEARLAPGDIVFARTGATTGKSYLIRLCPEGSVFASYLIRVRPSSQVDSGYLAHFFRSPEYWRQVKKQAQGAAQPGVNASKLKALQIPLPALDEQKRIAAILDKADALRRLRQQAIDRLNTLSQSIFHEMFSEAAGWRYETRKLEHVCRKITDGTHQSPKWASEGVPFIFVSNIKGQKISLETSKFVDRDEYRKLTKSTPIERDDVLYTSVGSYGNAAKIVTDESFVFQRHVAHIKPDPALVRSDFLVECLETPLLRVQADRVATGIAQKTVTLKGLRSFEVPVPPLEVQDEFVRHKEALRVAAGHQAAALTRTELLFASLQQRAFAEEL
- a CDS encoding class I SAM-dependent DNA methyltransferase; this translates as MITGEIRSQIDRIWNAFWSGGVSNPLSVIEQITYLLFIKRLDDLQTLAEHKAEMLGEPLERQIFPEGEDEQGRPWSDLRWSRFKHFEPREMMQVVDERVFPFLRDLGEKGSSYGAHMRDARLGFSNPALLAKTVDMLDEIQMEDRDTKGDVYEYMLGKIASAGQNGQFRTPRHIIRLMVELTAPTLSDTVCDPAAGTCGFLVAVGEYLRDTYPAHGWTDAQRKHFNEGMFHGFDFDPTMLRIGAMNMILHGVDSADVSYRDSLGELHGEDKDGYSLILANPPFAGSLDYEATAKDLQKLVKTKKTELLFLALFLRLLKIGGRAAVIVPDGVLFGSSKAHKVIRKTLVEDHKLDAVIKLPSGVFRPYAGVSTAILLFTKTGVGGTDHVWFYNVLQDGLSLDDKRTDKVPLEKQGPVPKEPLSDAEAEWNNLPDVLARWQARETTERDRPRTAQSFCVPKSEIADGGAYDLSLGRYQEIEHEAVEYPPPEEIIADLRKIEDEITKGLSELEDMLG
- a CDS encoding recombinase family protein encodes the protein MIRYVTYKRVSTKEQGRSGLGLEAQERDIALFLDSYSEEPWEVLGEFIEVQSGSDDTRPELGKAIALAKKEGAVLLVAKLDRLSRDVHYITGLMKDKRLQFKVASMPYADKLQLQIYAVLAEQERDFISQRTKAALQQAKARGTRLGGLRDKTMKRNVVLKAQADERARDLQGIVVPLREKGGSLREIADALNTARIPTARGGRWQAQQVKRLLDRLAD
- a CDS encoding tyrosine-type recombinase/integrase, which translates into the protein MGKDVLETEFLYQPKGRKGWCFRMRTPEALIGYTNPKTGRPYGKEIREGLGTRNLREARHKRDIRLGQIRAEELKARAERLGDMDEALSYAEILAQIDDPELIEATEESIMLRTEKIERSHGYEVAKRWYDAATGKETPLKTIYEKYLEDDGGKLSKSTQINLKTAWEDFRRFCKGDVTIETVDRRMAAEFVTQYLPTLKTPRSPSGPSPATIQKKVTLLKGIWTWAMKRGYIPYEPMTPWDKQAPSKKEVRAAAKTRRPFTAEEVRKLFKAEPAGSTLGDVMRIALLTGVRLSEIMEIDASWVDKDGRGYTVPKGKTESAVRYVPLVGPAQDVIQRRMKVVKEKGSLFPERGKRKSDDKRSPAVSSAFTRLRRKTLGEQTDGELAEHSFRHTWRTAARRAGVDLRTSSELGGWSRGDSVDTVYDHGLEITRYRQEQEKIRGWLVAEGYLIKDQNE